The genomic region GCCTTGGGGCTGAGCTGGCCGGTGTAGTTCACCCGGATCGCCGACACGTCCGACAGGTCGTAGGCCAAGCCGGCCCCCACCAGCGCCGCATCCCCCACCACGGGAACGCCGCTCACCCCGAACGCGCTCCCGCCGGCAAACCGCAAGCGTGCCTGGGGCGCCAGATCCCCGAAGGCGTGCTGCCAGCCCAGCGTCACGCTCGGCGTCAGCACCACGTCCCCCAGGCTCACCTGCGTCGCCGCCCGCGTGCCCAGGCTCGTGTATACCACGTCCTG from Halalkalicoccus sp. NIPERK01 harbors:
- a CDS encoding autotransporter outer membrane beta-barrel domain-containing protein, producing QDVVYTSLGTRAATQVSLGDVVLTPSVTLGWQHAFGDLAPQARLRFAGGSAFGVSGVPVVGDAALVGAGLAYDLSDVSAIRVNYTGQLSPKA